One window from the genome of Streptomyces sp. NBC_00287 encodes:
- a CDS encoding Bug family tripartite tricarboxylate transporter substrate binding protein, which translates to MRLRTPLALFGAAVLVLVGPPLLTTGSGSETGTQIPGLRLMVPNTPGGGYDITARTAAKNAEDAGLTHNIEVFNLPGAGGTVGLTRLVSEHGNGKLAMSMGLGVVGAARSNHAPKTLADTTPIARLTEEQDVVVVAKESPYKTIDELIEAWKDDPGKLPVGGGSSPGGPDHLAPMLMARAAGIAPKEVNYIPFDGGGELLASILGNKVAFGVSGVGEYLDQIKAGELRVLAVTGPERVGELKDAPTLKESGYDVSFTNWRGIVAPPGLTEAERDKLTRLVRELHASREWQKSLEQNGWEDAFLTGEKFGDFLASQDKRVVSVLKELGL; encoded by the coding sequence GTGCGCCTGCGCACTCCCCTCGCCCTGTTCGGGGCCGCCGTGCTCGTCCTCGTGGGACCGCCGCTGCTGACCACCGGCAGCGGTTCCGAGACCGGCACCCAGATCCCGGGCCTGCGCCTCATGGTCCCCAACACGCCCGGCGGAGGTTACGACATCACGGCCCGTACGGCTGCGAAGAACGCCGAGGACGCCGGACTCACCCACAACATCGAGGTGTTCAACCTCCCGGGCGCGGGCGGCACTGTCGGTCTCACCCGGCTGGTGAGCGAGCACGGCAACGGCAAGCTCGCGATGTCCATGGGCCTCGGCGTGGTGGGCGCGGCCCGCTCCAACCACGCGCCCAAGACCCTGGCCGACACCACGCCCATCGCCCGGCTCACCGAGGAGCAGGACGTCGTGGTCGTCGCCAAGGAATCGCCGTACAAGACGATCGACGAGCTGATCGAGGCCTGGAAGGACGATCCCGGAAAGCTGCCGGTGGGCGGGGGGTCCTCGCCCGGCGGGCCGGATCATCTGGCGCCGATGCTGATGGCGCGGGCGGCCGGGATCGCGCCGAAGGAGGTCAACTACATCCCCTTCGACGGCGGTGGTGAGCTGCTCGCCTCGATCCTCGGCAACAAGGTCGCCTTCGGGGTGTCGGGGGTGGGCGAGTACCTGGACCAGATCAAGGCGGGTGAGCTGCGGGTGCTCGCGGTCACCGGTCCGGAGCGGGTCGGCGAGCTGAAGGACGCGCCGACGCTGAAGGAGTCCGGGTACGACGTGAGCTTCACCAACTGGCGCGGCATCGTCGCCCCGCCCGGCCTGACCGAGGCCGAGCGCGACAAGCTCACCCGGCTCGTGCGGGAGCTGCACGCCTCGCGCGAGTGGCAGAAGTCCCTGGAGCAGAACGGCTGGGAGGACGCCTTCCTGACCGGCGAGAAATTCGGCGACTTCCTCGCCAGTCAGGACAAGCGCGTTGTTTCGGTGCTGAAGGAGCTGGGACTTTGA
- a CDS encoding tripartite tricarboxylate transporter TctB family protein, with the protein MGSDMRAWLSLRGRRLYHWMREFSELGVCVLLLALGVLVLTDALTMDVDIAQRGPVGPKTVPIVVGIGLLVIAALLAVDVLRGGRGQAETGEDIDLSEPADWRTVALLTGVFLGAAVLIEPLGFPAAGALLFWGAAFALGSRRIDRDPLIAAVLSLLTYVVFNNLLGVPLPGGPLMGAL; encoded by the coding sequence ATGGGATCTGACATGCGTGCTTGGCTCTCGCTACGCGGTCGACGACTCTACCACTGGATGCGTGAATTCTCCGAACTCGGTGTGTGCGTCCTGCTGTTGGCGCTCGGAGTGCTGGTACTCACCGACGCGCTCACCATGGACGTGGACATCGCCCAGCGCGGTCCGGTCGGTCCGAAGACCGTGCCGATCGTCGTCGGTATCGGGCTGCTGGTCATCGCGGCGCTGCTCGCCGTGGACGTCCTGCGCGGCGGCCGGGGCCAGGCGGAGACCGGCGAGGACATCGACCTGTCCGAGCCCGCCGACTGGCGCACGGTGGCGCTGCTCACCGGGGTGTTCCTCGGCGCGGCCGTGCTGATCGAACCGCTGGGCTTCCCGGCGGCCGGCGCCCTGCTCTTCTGGGGCGCGGCCTTCGCCCTCGGCAGCCGCCGTATCGACCGCGACCCGCTGATCGCGGCGGTGCTCTCCCTCCTCACCTACGTCGTCTTCAACAACCTGCTCGGAGTGCCGCTGCCCGGCGGTCCGCTGATGGGAGCGCTGTGA
- a CDS encoding tripartite tricarboxylate transporter permease yields the protein MNALNSLMDGFGTALTPLNLLWAALGVLLGTAIGVLPGIGPAMAVALLLPVTYGLEPIGAFIMFAGIYYGAMFGGSTTSILLNTPGESAAVVAAMEGNPMAKSGRGAQALAAAAIGHFAGGMVGTLLLVALAPTVADLAVDIGAPDYFAIMVLAFIAVTSVLGSSRIRGLASLLIGLTLGLVGLDQMTGQQRLTFGSLQLADGIDVVIVAVGLFAIGEALWVAAHLRRSPGEAIPVGRPWLGKDDVRRTWKSWARGPFIGFPFGAIPAGGAEIPTFLSYVTEKRLSKHKDEWGKGAIEGVAGPESAASASAAGTLVSMLTLGLPTTAVAAVMLAAFQQYGIQPGPLLFEREPDLVWGLIASLFVGMVLLLALNLPLAPVWAKLLRIPRPYLYAGILFFAAVGAYAVGGEVIDLVILLVIGLIGFGMRRYGLPVLPAVIGVILGPNAEQQLRRALQISDGSVSGLVNTPFSVTVYAVVAVLLAWPLLRKLRAGA from the coding sequence ATGAACGCCCTCAACTCCCTCATGGACGGCTTCGGTACGGCCCTCACCCCGCTCAACCTCCTGTGGGCGGCCCTCGGAGTGCTGCTCGGCACCGCGATCGGCGTGCTGCCGGGCATCGGCCCCGCGATGGCGGTGGCGCTGCTGCTGCCGGTGACGTACGGGCTCGAGCCGATCGGCGCGTTCATCATGTTCGCGGGCATCTACTACGGCGCGATGTTCGGCGGCTCCACCACCTCCATCCTGCTCAACACCCCGGGTGAGAGCGCGGCGGTGGTCGCGGCCATGGAGGGCAACCCCATGGCCAAGTCCGGGCGCGGCGCGCAGGCTCTCGCGGCCGCCGCCATCGGGCACTTCGCGGGCGGCATGGTCGGCACGCTGCTGCTGGTGGCGCTGGCGCCGACGGTTGCCGACCTGGCCGTGGACATCGGCGCGCCGGACTACTTCGCCATCATGGTGCTGGCGTTCATCGCCGTGACGTCGGTGCTGGGTTCGTCGCGGATCAGGGGTCTCGCCTCGCTGCTCATCGGCCTCACCCTCGGCCTGGTGGGCCTGGACCAGATGACGGGACAGCAGCGGCTGACCTTCGGTTCGCTCCAACTCGCCGACGGTATCGACGTGGTGATCGTGGCGGTGGGTCTCTTCGCGATCGGCGAGGCGCTGTGGGTGGCGGCGCATCTGCGGCGCAGTCCGGGTGAGGCGATCCCGGTGGGGCGTCCGTGGCTGGGCAAGGACGATGTCCGGCGCACCTGGAAGTCGTGGGCGCGCGGCCCGTTCATCGGCTTCCCGTTCGGCGCGATCCCGGCGGGCGGCGCGGAGATCCCCACCTTCCTCTCCTACGTCACCGAGAAGCGGCTGTCCAAGCACAAGGACGAGTGGGGCAAGGGCGCGATCGAGGGCGTCGCCGGACCGGAGTCGGCGGCCTCGGCCTCGGCGGCGGGCACCCTCGTCTCCATGCTCACCCTCGGCCTGCCGACCACCGCGGTCGCCGCGGTGATGCTGGCCGCCTTCCAGCAGTACGGCATCCAGCCGGGCCCCCTGCTGTTCGAGCGCGAACCCGACCTGGTCTGGGGCCTGATCGCCTCCCTCTTCGTCGGCATGGTGCTGCTCCTCGCCCTCAACCTGCCGCTGGCGCCGGTATGGGCGAAGCTGCTGCGCATCCCGCGGCCGTATCTGTACGCGGGGATCCTGTTCTTCGCGGCCGTCGGCGCGTATGCGGTCGGCGGTGAGGTCATCGACCTGGTGATCCTGCTGGTGATCGGCCTGATCGGGTTCGGCATGCGGCGCTACGGGCTGCCCGTCCTGCCCGCCGTCATCGGCGTCATCCTCGGCCCCAACGCCGAGCAACAGCTGCGCCGCGCCCTGCAGATCAGCGACGGCAGTGTGTCCGGGCTGGTCAACACGCCGTTCTCGGTGACGGTGTACGCGGTGGTGGCCGTGCTCCTGGCCTGGCCGCTGCTGCGCAAGCTCCGCGCCGGGGCCTGA
- a CDS encoding carboxymuconolactone decarboxylase family protein — protein MEPRFNLLANEIGSKIAKRTYSVSQVIEQSSLPKITQELVSLRASQINGCGFCVDVHTKEAAAAGESTVKLSLVAAWRHATVFTEAEQAALALAEEGTRLADAHQGVSDETWAQVRKHYDDDQVAALVALVAMINAANRFGVILNNQGGSYQPGAFTSMTN, from the coding sequence ATGGAACCCCGTTTCAACCTTCTCGCCAACGAGATCGGCTCCAAGATCGCCAAGCGGACCTACAGCGTCAGCCAGGTCATCGAGCAGTCGTCGCTGCCCAAGATCACCCAGGAGCTGGTCAGCCTGCGCGCCAGCCAGATCAACGGCTGCGGCTTCTGCGTCGACGTACACACCAAGGAAGCCGCCGCGGCCGGTGAGAGCACGGTCAAGCTCAGCCTGGTCGCCGCCTGGCGGCACGCCACCGTGTTCACCGAGGCCGAGCAGGCCGCGCTGGCGCTCGCCGAGGAGGGCACCCGGCTCGCCGACGCCCACCAGGGCGTGTCCGACGAGACCTGGGCACAGGTGCGCAAGCACTACGACGACGACCAGGTCGCCGCGCTGGTCGCCCTGGTCGCCATGATCAACGCCGCCAACCGGTTCGGCGTGATCCTGAACAACCAGGGCGGCTCCTACCAGCCCGGCGCGTTCACCAGCATGACGAACTGA
- a CDS encoding RNA polymerase sigma-70 factor: MAGTTQTGDPATRAFVAHRNLLFTVAYEMLGSAADAEDVLQETWLRWAGVDLDAVQNQRAYLVRIATRQALIRLRTLDRRKETYVGPWLPEPLLTAPDVAEDVELADSVSMAMLLVLETLTPTERAVFVLREVFALDYDEIAEAVDKNPAAVRQIAHRARSHVGARRPRGDVSAAETRAALGAFQRAVETGDLQGLLDILAPDVVFLGDGGGVAQAALSPIVGADSVAALLAGSRLASAAPLQPAQVNGSPALVLRLDGEVDTVLALRIDEGLITGLYAVRNPEKLARMERETELRR, translated from the coding sequence ATGGCAGGCACCACACAGACGGGCGACCCCGCCACGCGGGCCTTCGTCGCCCATCGAAACCTGCTCTTCACCGTGGCCTACGAGATGCTCGGCTCGGCCGCCGACGCGGAGGACGTGCTCCAGGAGACCTGGCTGCGCTGGGCCGGCGTCGACCTGGACGCCGTACAGAATCAGCGTGCGTACCTGGTACGGATCGCCACCCGCCAGGCGCTGATCCGGCTGCGCACGCTCGACCGCCGCAAGGAGACCTACGTCGGACCCTGGCTGCCGGAGCCGCTGCTGACGGCGCCGGACGTGGCGGAGGACGTGGAGCTGGCGGACAGTGTCTCGATGGCGATGCTGCTGGTGCTGGAGACGCTAACGCCGACCGAGCGGGCGGTGTTCGTGCTGCGCGAGGTGTTCGCCCTCGACTACGACGAGATCGCCGAGGCCGTCGACAAGAACCCGGCGGCGGTACGGCAGATCGCCCACCGGGCACGGTCACATGTCGGCGCGCGCCGCCCGCGCGGGGATGTCTCGGCGGCCGAGACCCGGGCCGCGCTCGGGGCTTTCCAACGCGCGGTCGAGACAGGTGACTTGCAAGGTCTGCTCGACATTCTCGCGCCGGATGTGGTCTTCCTCGGGGACGGCGGCGGGGTCGCGCAGGCCGCGCTGTCGCCGATCGTGGGCGCGGACAGCGTGGCGGCGCTGCTGGCCGGGTCGCGGCTGGCTTCCGCGGCCCCGCTTCAGCCGGCCCAGGTCAACGGCTCCCCGGCACTGGTCCTGCGGCTCGACGGGGAGGTCGACACGGTGCTGGCGCTGCGCATCGACGAGGGCCTCATCACGGGGCTGTACGCGGTGCGCAACCCGGAGAAGTTGGCGCGCATGGAGCGGGAGACGGAGCTGCGGCGCTGA
- a CDS encoding maleylpyruvate isomerase family mycothiol-dependent enzyme, with amino-acid sequence MNDVSWLGEPIDARPLFGSELEVLLRTLRGLRPAEWHKPALPGWTVHDLAAHILGDLQGRLGDNRGAFLPGETLTAFIHRTNQEFVDRHATDDPASLIDALESAGTQVTERFAAAELDAPALGVSWAGVDPAPAWLDIAREFTEYWTHRQQIRHAVGLPTDPDPHALSTVLDTFIRALPHTLRHTTAPVGAQIEVIAEGEGGGRWTATATATATASARAGRWTLAAPPSGSPAASVFLDTETAWRLCTRGIDPATALGRAHIQGEQRLATAACQIVSVVH; translated from the coding sequence ATGAATGACGTGTCCTGGCTGGGTGAACCGATCGACGCCCGCCCGTTGTTCGGTTCGGAGCTGGAGGTGTTGCTCCGGACCCTGCGTGGGCTTCGGCCCGCCGAATGGCACAAGCCCGCACTCCCCGGCTGGACCGTGCACGACCTTGCCGCCCACATCCTCGGTGACCTCCAAGGCCGCCTGGGCGACAACCGAGGCGCCTTCCTCCCCGGAGAGACCCTCACGGCCTTCATCCACCGCACCAATCAGGAGTTCGTCGACCGCCACGCCACCGACGACCCGGCCTCACTCATCGACGCCCTGGAGTCGGCCGGGACCCAAGTCACCGAGCGGTTCGCCGCCGCCGAACTCGACGCGCCCGCCCTGGGTGTGTCATGGGCGGGAGTCGATCCGGCCCCGGCGTGGCTGGACATCGCCCGCGAGTTCACCGAGTACTGGACCCACCGACAGCAGATCCGCCATGCCGTCGGCCTCCCCACCGACCCCGACCCGCACGCACTCTCCACGGTCCTGGACACGTTCATACGAGCGCTGCCCCACACCCTGCGGCACACCACCGCACCGGTCGGCGCCCAGATCGAAGTGATCGCCGAGGGGGAGGGCGGCGGCAGATGGACCGCCACCGCCACCGCCACCGCCACTGCCAGCGCCAGGGCGGGTCGCTGGACGCTCGCCGCACCGCCCAGCGGCAGCCCGGCCGCCTCGGTGTTCCTGGACACCGAGACCGCCTGGCGCCTCTGCACCCGTGGCATCGATCCCGCCACAGCCCTCGGCCGAGCCCATATCCAGGGAGAACAGCGACTCGCCACAGCCGCGTGCCAGATCGTGTCCGTCGTCCACTGA
- a CDS encoding class I SAM-dependent methyltransferase, which yields MADECFGLPRLAAIYDQLDADRRDLDAYVRMAEEFKARRVLDIGCGTGVFALLLADRGIEVVGVDPAAASLDVAKAKSGSEQVRWICGDATALPPLQVDLTTMTGNVSQAIVDPEIWQRTLRTGYESLRPGGRLVFETRDPARRGWEEWNRQDSYVVTEIPGTGSVESWVEVTDVRLPLVTFRWTYLFTADGQVLTSDSTLRFREREEVEADLNGQGYVIEDIRDAPDRPGREFVFVARRPEAG from the coding sequence ATGGCTGACGAATGCTTCGGACTGCCCCGGCTCGCCGCGATCTACGACCAACTCGACGCTGATCGCCGCGACCTGGACGCGTACGTCCGCATGGCGGAGGAGTTCAAGGCGCGTCGCGTGCTGGACATCGGCTGCGGGACAGGGGTGTTCGCCCTCCTCCTGGCCGACCGGGGTATCGAGGTGGTCGGGGTCGACCCCGCGGCCGCGTCCCTCGACGTGGCCAAGGCCAAGTCGGGGAGCGAGCAGGTGCGTTGGATCTGCGGTGACGCAACCGCCCTGCCACCTCTGCAAGTTGATCTGACGACGATGACGGGGAACGTCTCCCAGGCCATCGTGGACCCGGAGATCTGGCAGCGCACCCTGCGGACGGGCTACGAGTCCCTGCGTCCGGGCGGGCGCCTCGTCTTCGAGACCCGGGATCCCGCCAGGCGCGGCTGGGAGGAGTGGAACCGGCAGGACTCGTACGTCGTGACGGAAATCCCCGGCACCGGGTCGGTCGAGAGTTGGGTCGAGGTGACCGACGTACGCTTGCCGCTGGTGACGTTCCGCTGGACCTACCTCTTCACCGCGGACGGGCAAGTACTCACGTCCGATTCGACGTTGCGTTTCCGTGAGCGGGAGGAGGTCGAGGCGGACCTGAACGGACAGGGGTATGTCATCGAGGACATCCGCGACGCTCCGGACCGTCCGGGCCGGGAGTTCGTGTTCGTGGCACGGCGTCCAGAGGCAGGCTGA
- a CDS encoding VOC family protein, whose amino-acid sequence MPNEQQHPHAPELPTTSVQLNHTAVYARDRQLSAEFLAAILGLKVGAPFGPFLPVDLGNGVTLDYYEMRDEPIQSQHYAFLVPDEQFDAMIARLKAVGVTYYADPSHTEPGQINRLFGGRGAYFDDPDGHNMEIMTRPYVRP is encoded by the coding sequence ATGCCGAACGAACAGCAGCACCCGCACGCACCCGAACTGCCGACGACCTCCGTCCAGTTGAACCACACCGCCGTCTACGCCCGCGACCGCCAACTGTCCGCCGAGTTCCTGGCCGCGATCCTGGGGCTGAAGGTGGGCGCCCCCTTCGGGCCCTTCCTCCCCGTCGACCTCGGCAACGGCGTGACGCTCGACTACTACGAGATGCGTGACGAGCCGATCCAGTCGCAGCACTACGCCTTCCTCGTGCCCGACGAGCAGTTCGACGCAATGATCGCCCGTCTGAAGGCGGTCGGGGTCACCTACTACGCCGACCCCAGCCACACCGAACCCGGGCAGATCAACCGCCTGTTCGGCGGACGCGGCGCCTACTTCGACGACCCGGACGGACACAACATGGAGATCATGACCCGGCCGTACGTCCGCCCGTAG
- a CDS encoding IclR family transcriptional regulator: MLEKAALIVECFSPSGGSFRLSELSERAGLPKPTVHRLAADLVRLGWLERSGTRYRLGAKLFELGSLVPHRLDLRETALPFLQDLFEATRETVHLGIREGMEVVYLERIHGHEALRLPSRIGGSLPLSCTAVGKALLALSDAELVEEVLSEALPSLTPYSITDPARLRTALEKIQVSGLAYEEQEAAMGVSCIAAPVFSGGTAVAALSVAVPRERFSPAQLAPAVRTAALGLSRVLRGNGATGGRTAGS, encoded by the coding sequence ATGCTCGAGAAGGCTGCTTTGATCGTCGAGTGCTTCAGTCCGAGCGGTGGTTCATTCCGTCTGTCGGAACTTTCGGAGCGAGCCGGTCTACCGAAGCCGACGGTGCACCGGCTCGCGGCGGATCTGGTCCGGCTGGGATGGCTGGAACGGTCGGGCACCCGGTACCGGCTGGGCGCGAAGCTCTTCGAGCTGGGCTCGCTGGTCCCGCACCGGCTCGATCTGCGGGAGACGGCGCTGCCGTTTCTGCAGGACCTGTTCGAGGCGACCCGGGAGACCGTTCACCTCGGTATCCGTGAGGGCATGGAGGTCGTCTACCTCGAACGCATCCATGGCCATGAGGCACTCCGGCTGCCGTCCCGCATCGGCGGCAGTCTGCCGCTGAGCTGCACGGCTGTCGGCAAGGCCCTGCTCGCCCTCTCCGACGCCGAGTTGGTGGAGGAGGTGCTCTCCGAGGCGCTGCCGAGCCTGACGCCGTACTCGATCACCGACCCGGCGCGGCTGCGGACGGCCCTGGAGAAGATCCAGGTCTCGGGGCTCGCCTACGAGGAGCAGGAGGCGGCGATGGGGGTCAGCTGTATCGCGGCGCCCGTCTTCTCCGGCGGCACCGCGGTGGCGGCCCTCTCGGTGGCCGTACCGCGGGAGCGCTTCAGCCCCGCGCAGCTCGCCCCCGCAGTACGGACGGCGGCGCTGGGGCTGTCGCGAGTACTGCGGGGGAACGGGGCTACGGGCGGACGTACGGCCGGGTCATGA
- a CDS encoding acetaldehyde dehydrogenase (acetylating) codes for MTKVAIIGSGNIGTDLMIKVLRLSESLEVVALAGIDPGSDGLARGRRLKVATTHHGVEGLIALDEFSDVDLVFDATSAGAHRHHDEVLRPLGRTLVDLTPAALGPYVVPPVNGDAHLHSPNVNMVTCGGQATIPIIAAINAVTPVHYGEIVASIASRSAGPGTRANIDEFTETTAAAIEQVGGAAKGKAIIVLNPAEPPLIMRDTVHCLVSDCATEAVTASVEDMVGRVQAYVPGYRLKQKVQYDRVAADDPLRTLAPEGALKVSVFLEVEGAAHYLPAYAGNLDIMTSAALRTAERMAAHHTTEAAK; via the coding sequence GTGACGAAGGTCGCCATCATCGGCTCCGGCAATATCGGCACCGACCTCATGATCAAGGTGCTGCGTCTGTCGGAGTCCCTCGAAGTCGTCGCCCTGGCCGGCATCGATCCCGGCTCCGACGGCCTGGCCCGCGGCCGCCGCCTGAAGGTGGCCACCACCCACCACGGCGTCGAAGGGCTCATCGCCCTCGACGAGTTCAGCGACGTCGACCTCGTCTTCGACGCCACCTCGGCCGGCGCCCACCGCCACCACGACGAGGTCCTGCGCCCGCTGGGCCGCACACTCGTCGACCTCACCCCGGCCGCCCTCGGCCCCTACGTCGTCCCACCGGTCAACGGCGACGCACACCTCCACTCCCCCAACGTCAACATGGTCACCTGCGGCGGCCAGGCCACCATCCCGATCATCGCCGCGATCAACGCCGTCACGCCCGTCCACTACGGCGAGATCGTCGCCTCCATCGCCTCCCGCTCCGCGGGCCCCGGCACCCGCGCCAACATCGACGAGTTCACCGAGACCACCGCCGCCGCCATCGAGCAGGTCGGCGGCGCCGCGAAGGGCAAGGCGATCATCGTCCTCAACCCCGCGGAACCCCCGCTGATCATGCGGGACACCGTCCACTGCCTGGTCTCCGACTGCGCCACCGAGGCCGTCACGGCGTCGGTCGAGGACATGGTCGGCCGCGTCCAGGCGTACGTCCCCGGCTACCGCCTCAAGCAGAAGGTGCAGTACGACCGTGTCGCCGCCGACGACCCCCTGCGCACCCTCGCCCCCGAAGGCGCGCTGAAGGTCTCGGTGTTCCTGGAGGTCGAAGGCGCCGCCCACTACCTCCCGGCCTACGCCGGAAACCTCGACATCATGACCTCGGCCGCGCTGCGCACCGCGGAACGCATGGCCGCGCACCACACCACGGAGGCCGCCAAGTGA